One bacterium genomic window carries:
- a CDS encoding GWxTD domain-containing protein, whose protein sequence is MNLLLAILLSLYTSKKSEVLVYLLPEDNGDSIQFVTFVSFNRQNLIFYREGDSYKSYAELEAEVFDNRKNLLFGNSWTMEVLASTFKETKQSKWYQRMFAFKIKRFPEYRLRFRLKDSEGNVIAEFVQAVKAPGLISDPVLLDSTALLEGSKRPSPSYVRGKKGIYYVRSLKDSIPFRLQIISVRPVLELNGILNRGDNFIEVNFAELKSGSYKVVLSAGQEKREARLTLFTLPIDFTPSELNQIITILSFMVPQTELDSFNYYKKNSDSLKSYWERFWKRRDPTPETELNEFEEEFWNRVEYADENFSSHLKRGAISDRGICYIVLGPPDEIERHPFDLEAPSYEVWYYYYKNYRFVFMDLKGVGDYEIVDPPRYIFYEILRK, encoded by the coding sequence ATGAATCTCCTTTTAGCAATTCTTCTAAGTCTTTATACTTCAAAGAAAAGCGAGGTACTGGTCTATCTTTTACCTGAGGATAACGGGGACTCAATACAGTTTGTAACCTTTGTTAGTTTTAATAGGCAGAATCTAATATTTTACAGGGAGGGTGATTCCTACAAGAGTTACGCCGAATTGGAAGCCGAAGTATTTGATAATAGAAAGAATCTCCTTTTTGGAAACAGCTGGACGATGGAAGTTCTGGCCTCTACCTTCAAAGAGACCAAACAATCCAAATGGTATCAGAGGATGTTCGCGTTTAAAATTAAGAGATTTCCAGAATACAGATTACGGTTTAGATTAAAGGACTCAGAGGGAAATGTAATAGCGGAGTTTGTGCAGGCTGTGAAAGCACCGGGTTTAATTTCTGATCCGGTACTTCTTGATTCAACGGCTTTATTAGAGGGTTCAAAAAGGCCGTCACCATCTTATGTAAGAGGAAAAAAGGGGATTTATTATGTGAGGTCCTTGAAAGATTCTATTCCTTTTAGATTACAGATTATATCGGTGAGACCCGTTTTAGAACTGAATGGGATCTTGAACAGAGGTGATAACTTCATTGAGGTGAATTTCGCAGAGCTCAAATCAGGAAGTTATAAGGTCGTCTTATCAGCCGGGCAGGAAAAGAGAGAAGCCCGTTTGACTCTTTTCACCCTTCCCATTGATTTTACACCTTCAGAGTTAAATCAAATAATCACAATCCTTTCTTTTATGGTGCCTCAAACGGAATTGGATTCTTTTAATTATTACAAAAAGAATTCTGACTCCCTTAAAAGTTATTGGGAAAGATTCTGGAAGAGGCGGGATCCCACACCCGAAACAGAGCTCAATGAATTTGAAGAGGAGTTCTGGAACAGAGTTGAATATGCTGACGAAAACTTTTCATCCCATTTAAAAAGGGGTGCAATCTCTGATAGGGGTATCTGCTATATTGTTCTCGGTCCACCTGATGAGATTGAGAGACATCCCTTTGACCTTGAGGCGCCTTCTTACGAGGTGTGGTACTATTATTACAAAAATTACCGTTTTGTATTTATGGATTTAAAGGGGGTTGGAGATTATGAAATTGTTGATCCTCCTCGCTATATTTTTTACGAGATCCTCAGAAAATAG